One segment of Salvelinus alpinus chromosome 1, SLU_Salpinus.1, whole genome shotgun sequence DNA contains the following:
- the c1h17orf75 gene encoding protein Njmu-R1 isoform X1 encodes MFTSQTSMQTSSFQDSIDVEEKDTDYDNEEMGYNQKIQLNCYYTIYLYQGTRSEATAEGNVAWSQRRTDSTASTSQEDFSLTLVDSSLPVEAEPELRCYISRRLSKGALLGGMGNIAAVELSVPEAAVGCYCCLLEQERSPEQPDADGNGYVICLMGGSEKGLNLFRLELDKYVQGLQSSLQTPELVNLETEIRPYLSMWYEESVMHIHRVVQMVQGSISFLLHAALSHIHVEVTNADDRTKADVARFIKAAGLQGLVQEDTTTASLYKASEALTDLVIDCSTSPPTLSNTVSNRFCDDWIQAFLNAAEHCNPFLLRQILENFKLKAIQDMNSLKRFIRQAESSHYALFRCCQFLQGCGNGDVLLQNAHAEHRGLPEACSIIRVLDEFLSEQQAQG; translated from the exons ATGTTTACCTCGCAAACTTCCATGCAAACGTCCTCCTTCCAAGATTCAATTGACGTGGAAGAAAAGGATACGGATTATGATAACGAAGAGATGGGATATAATCAGAAAATACAGTTGAACTGTTACTATACAATTTATCTCTACCAAGGCACCAG ATCTGAAGCAACTGCAGAGGGCAACGTGGCATGGAGCCAGAGAAGAACAGATTCCACAGCCAGTACCAGTCAGGAAGACTTTAG CCTCACCCTAGTGGACAGCAGCCTGCCGGTAGAGGCGGAGCCTGAGCTACGATGCTACATCTCCCGGAGGCTGAGCAAAGGAGCCCTGCTGGGGGGCATGGGAAACATTGCCGCCGTGGAGCTCAG TGTCCCAGAGGCGGCGGTGGGCTGTTACTGCTGTCTCCTGGAGCAGGAGAGATCCCCAGAGCAGCCCGACGCAGACGGCAATGGCTATGTAATCTGCCTCATGGGGGGCTCTGAGAAAGGCCTCAACCT GTTTAGACTTGAACTGGACAAGTACGTGCAAGGCCTGCAGagcagtctacagactcctgag ctggtAAACCTAGAGACTGAGATCAGGCCCTACCTGAGTATGTGGTACGAGGAGTCAGTGATGCACATCCACAGAGTGGTACAGATGGTCCAGGGGAGCATCAGCTTCCTGCTACATGCT GCTCTGAGTCACATACACGTGGAGGTCACCAATGCAGATGACAGGACCAAGGCTGATGTTGCTAG GTTCATTAAGGCAGCAGGTCTGCAGGGCCTGGTCCAGGAAGACACTACCACAGCCTCTCTGTATAAGGCCTCAGAGGCTCTTACTGACCTGGTCATAGACTGCTCCACCAGCCCTCCTACACTCTCCAACACAG TCAGTAACCGTTTCTGTGACGACTGGATCCAGGCATTCCTGAACGCAGCAGAGCACTGTAACCCTTTCCTCCTCAGACAGATCCTGGAGAACTTCAAACTCAAG gcCATCCAGGACATGAACAGTCTGAAGCGGTTCATCCGCCAGGCTGAGTCGAGTCACTACGCTCTGTTCCGCTGCTGCCAGTTCCTGCAGGGCTGTGGGAATGGGGACGTGCTGCTCCAGAACGCCCACGCCGAGCACCGGGGCCTCCCTGAGGCCTGCAGCATCATCCGCGTGCTGGACGAGTTCCTCAGcgaacagcaggcccagggatgA
- the c1h17orf75 gene encoding protein Njmu-R1 isoform X2, whose translation MFTSQTSMQTSSFQDSIDVEEKDTDYDNEEMGYNQKIQLNCYYTIYLYQGTSLTLVDSSLPVEAEPELRCYISRRLSKGALLGGMGNIAAVELSVPEAAVGCYCCLLEQERSPEQPDADGNGYVICLMGGSEKGLNLFRLELDKYVQGLQSSLQTPELVNLETEIRPYLSMWYEESVMHIHRVVQMVQGSISFLLHAALSHIHVEVTNADDRTKADVARFIKAAGLQGLVQEDTTTASLYKASEALTDLVIDCSTSPPTLSNTVSNRFCDDWIQAFLNAAEHCNPFLLRQILENFKLKAIQDMNSLKRFIRQAESSHYALFRCCQFLQGCGNGDVLLQNAHAEHRGLPEACSIIRVLDEFLSEQQAQG comes from the exons ATGTTTACCTCGCAAACTTCCATGCAAACGTCCTCCTTCCAAGATTCAATTGACGTGGAAGAAAAGGATACGGATTATGATAACGAAGAGATGGGATATAATCAGAAAATACAGTTGAACTGTTACTATACAATTTATCTCTACCAAGGCACCAG CCTCACCCTAGTGGACAGCAGCCTGCCGGTAGAGGCGGAGCCTGAGCTACGATGCTACATCTCCCGGAGGCTGAGCAAAGGAGCCCTGCTGGGGGGCATGGGAAACATTGCCGCCGTGGAGCTCAG TGTCCCAGAGGCGGCGGTGGGCTGTTACTGCTGTCTCCTGGAGCAGGAGAGATCCCCAGAGCAGCCCGACGCAGACGGCAATGGCTATGTAATCTGCCTCATGGGGGGCTCTGAGAAAGGCCTCAACCT GTTTAGACTTGAACTGGACAAGTACGTGCAAGGCCTGCAGagcagtctacagactcctgag ctggtAAACCTAGAGACTGAGATCAGGCCCTACCTGAGTATGTGGTACGAGGAGTCAGTGATGCACATCCACAGAGTGGTACAGATGGTCCAGGGGAGCATCAGCTTCCTGCTACATGCT GCTCTGAGTCACATACACGTGGAGGTCACCAATGCAGATGACAGGACCAAGGCTGATGTTGCTAG GTTCATTAAGGCAGCAGGTCTGCAGGGCCTGGTCCAGGAAGACACTACCACAGCCTCTCTGTATAAGGCCTCAGAGGCTCTTACTGACCTGGTCATAGACTGCTCCACCAGCCCTCCTACACTCTCCAACACAG TCAGTAACCGTTTCTGTGACGACTGGATCCAGGCATTCCTGAACGCAGCAGAGCACTGTAACCCTTTCCTCCTCAGACAGATCCTGGAGAACTTCAAACTCAAG gcCATCCAGGACATGAACAGTCTGAAGCGGTTCATCCGCCAGGCTGAGTCGAGTCACTACGCTCTGTTCCGCTGCTGCCAGTTCCTGCAGGGCTGTGGGAATGGGGACGTGCTGCTCCAGAACGCCCACGCCGAGCACCGGGGCCTCCCTGAGGCCTGCAGCATCATCCGCGTGCTGGACGAGTTCCTCAGcgaacagcaggcccagggatgA